A genomic segment from Dermatobacter hominis encodes:
- a CDS encoding pyridoxal phosphate-dependent decarboxylase family protein: MSDRMHRPSAGQPDGLVDSVLDAARERLAMDPPPLDRARSPRDLAEAAGPAITADGIGADRALALFTDVLAPACLSMDHPRYLAFVPNAATEASTAFDLLVSASNIYGGSWLEGAGAVHAENEALRWLADVAGMPEGSGGTFVSGGSIANLSALAVARHTWRSRRPAGVPVLGADTAGRPVVVVSSGAHSSIGSALELLDLEPFVVPGDALGRFRPSELPDAVLDDLDAIADQVVAVVATGGMTNTGGVDDLAGAADLAARLGAWYHVDAAYGGGALCSTLRRHLFDGIERVDSMTVDPHKWLFAPYDCAAIVYREPELARHTFTQQAAYLDAVNAEGEWNPSDYAPHLSRRARGLPFWFSLATYGTDAYRDAVDRTIEVTVAAADVAREAEHLDLVMEPELSVLLVRRRGWSSQEHWDFCHRLAESEIGFIVPTTWLGETVLRYCLVNPATTPEDVTALFPPA, translated from the coding sequence ATGTCGGACCGGATGCACAGACCCAGCGCGGGTCAGCCTGACGGGCTGGTCGACTCGGTGCTCGACGCGGCACGGGAGCGCCTGGCCATGGACCCGCCGCCGCTCGACCGGGCCCGGTCCCCTCGGGATCTCGCCGAGGCCGCCGGGCCGGCGATCACGGCCGACGGGATCGGCGCCGACCGGGCGTTGGCGCTCTTCACCGACGTGCTGGCCCCGGCGTGCCTGTCGATGGACCACCCCCGCTACCTGGCGTTCGTGCCCAACGCCGCGACCGAGGCCTCGACCGCGTTCGACCTGCTGGTGAGCGCCAGCAACATCTACGGCGGATCGTGGCTCGAGGGCGCAGGGGCGGTCCACGCGGAGAACGAGGCGCTGCGCTGGCTGGCCGACGTCGCCGGCATGCCCGAGGGCTCCGGCGGCACGTTCGTCTCCGGCGGATCGATCGCCAACCTCTCCGCCCTGGCCGTGGCCCGCCACACGTGGCGGTCGCGCCGCCCGGCCGGTGTCCCGGTCCTCGGCGCCGACACAGCCGGTCGCCCGGTGGTCGTCGTGTCGAGCGGTGCCCACTCGTCGATCGGCTCGGCGCTCGAGCTGCTCGACCTCGAGCCGTTCGTGGTGCCGGGCGACGCGCTCGGCCGGTTCCGGCCCTCGGAGCTGCCCGACGCAGTCCTCGACGACCTCGACGCGATCGCCGATCAGGTCGTGGCGGTCGTCGCCACCGGCGGCATGACCAACACCGGAGGCGTGGACGACCTGGCGGGCGCCGCCGACCTCGCCGCCCGGCTCGGTGCCTGGTACCACGTCGACGCCGCCTACGGCGGGGGCGCGCTGTGCTCGACGCTGCGCCGGCACCTCTTCGACGGCATCGAGCGCGTCGACTCGATGACGGTCGATCCGCACAAGTGGCTCTTCGCTCCCTACGACTGCGCGGCGATCGTGTACCGCGAGCCGGAGCTCGCCCGCCACACGTTCACCCAGCAGGCCGCGTACCTCGACGCCGTGAACGCGGAAGGGGAGTGGAACCCCAGCGACTACGCACCGCACCTCAGCCGGCGGGCCCGGGGCCTGCCGTTCTGGTTCTCGCTCGCCACCTATGGCACCGACGCGTACCGCGACGCGGTCGACCGGACGATCGAGGTCACCGTCGCGGCCGCGGACGTCGCCCGCGAGGCCGAGCACCTCGACCTCGTGATGGAGCCGGAGCTGTCGGTGCTGCTCGTCCGGCGGCGGGGCTGGAGCTCGCAGGAGCACTGGGACTTCTGCCACCGGCTGGCCGAGTCCGAGATCGGCTTCATCGTGCCGACGACGTGGCTCGGCGAGACGGTGCTGCGCTACTGCCTGGTGAACCCGGCGACGACCCCCGAGGACGTCACCGCGCTGTTCCCGCCGGCCTGA
- a CDS encoding sigma-70 family RNA polymerase sigma factor — translation MEREEFEAIYAEHGQRLLRIAVVVLGGRDGAEDAVAEAFARCWRRWRSHRPDDPGAYLRRTLLNELVRQGERAARRGPSHATTVVRDETSGVVDRLLALEVLAELPARQRAVLACRFLDDRTEAETAQLLSMPVGTVKSTTSRALARLNDLLGTDYAGDGDAPVAVDRAAPPDPGGGRR, via the coding sequence GTGGAGCGCGAGGAGTTCGAGGCGATCTACGCCGAGCACGGCCAGCGGCTGCTCCGGATCGCCGTCGTGGTGCTCGGCGGTCGCGACGGCGCGGAGGACGCGGTGGCCGAGGCGTTCGCCCGCTGCTGGCGGCGCTGGCGATCGCACCGACCGGACGACCCCGGTGCGTACCTGCGTCGGACGTTGCTCAACGAGCTCGTCCGCCAGGGCGAGCGGGCCGCGCGGCGCGGGCCGAGCCACGCGACGACCGTGGTCCGCGACGAGACGTCGGGCGTGGTCGATCGGCTGCTGGCACTCGAGGTGCTCGCCGAGCTGCCGGCCCGCCAGCGGGCGGTCCTGGCCTGCCGGTTCCTCGACGATCGCACCGAGGCGGAGACGGCGCAGCTCCTGTCGATGCCCGTCGGCACCGTGAAGTCGACGACGTCGCGGGCGCTCGCCCGCCTGAACGACCTGCTCGGCACCGACTATGCCGGGGACGGCGACGCGCCCGTCGCCGTCGACCGCGCTGCGCCACCCGACCCCGGAGGAGGACGCCGATGA
- a CDS encoding leishmanolysin-related zinc metalloendopeptidase → MATSCGPPASGPASLGIAGFTASRTSGPAPLTTTFTWIIAGPETPSLTCSLDVDGDGTYEISTSHCTSSTARSVTVATPGSKTSRLRVTDGTTTVTSGPVNLNVGAAAADAFGITLRFDPSVSAPQRAVFEQAATRWSQIIRTGLADVPVNAVANECGTGAPAFNGTVDDVLIDASIIPIDGVSGVLGQAGPCLVRTAGGLPALGAMQFDSADVANLVANGRFADVVLHEMGHVLGFGTIWQDQVNGLGTSDPQFTGLTARGAWSALSGGNADTVPVEGTGGPGTADSHWRETVFGTELMTGWISNGTNPLSQVTVGALADLGYGVDLNAADPFPWAASRDPETPRTQIESILILPTRTVG, encoded by the coding sequence GTGGCGACCTCGTGCGGTCCGCCCGCCTCAGGGCCGGCCTCGCTGGGGATCGCCGGCTTCACCGCGAGCCGCACCTCGGGACCCGCGCCGCTGACGACGACGTTCACGTGGATCATCGCGGGACCCGAGACCCCGTCGCTCACCTGCTCGCTCGACGTCGACGGTGACGGCACCTATGAGATCTCGACCTCGCACTGCACGAGCAGCACCGCCCGCTCGGTCACGGTCGCGACGCCCGGGTCGAAGACCTCACGCCTGCGGGTGACCGACGGGACGACCACCGTCACCAGCGGGCCCGTCAACCTCAACGTGGGCGCAGCGGCCGCCGACGCCTTCGGCATCACGCTGCGGTTCGACCCGTCGGTCTCCGCCCCGCAGCGCGCCGTGTTCGAGCAGGCTGCCACCCGGTGGTCGCAGATCATCCGCACCGGGCTCGCGGACGTCCCGGTCAACGCGGTCGCGAACGAGTGCGGCACCGGCGCTCCCGCGTTCAACGGGACCGTCGACGACGTCCTCATCGACGCCTCGATCATCCCGATCGACGGCGTGTCGGGCGTGCTCGGCCAGGCCGGACCGTGCCTCGTGCGCACGGCGGGTGGCCTGCCCGCCCTGGGCGCCATGCAGTTCGACAGCGCGGACGTCGCCAACCTCGTGGCCAATGGTCGGTTCGCCGACGTGGTCCTCCACGAGATGGGCCACGTACTCGGCTTCGGCACGATCTGGCAGGACCAGGTCAACGGCCTCGGCACCTCCGACCCGCAGTTCACCGGCCTCACCGCCCGCGGCGCGTGGTCGGCGCTCAGCGGGGGCAACGCCGACACCGTGCCCGTCGAGGGCACCGGTGGACCCGGCACCGCCGACTCCCACTGGCGGGAGACGGTGTTCGGGACCGAGCTCATGACCGGCTGGATCAGCAACGGGACCAACCCGCTCAGCCAGGTGACGGTCGGAGCGCTGGCCGATCTCGGCTACGGCGTCGACCTCAACGCCGCGGATCCGTTCCCGTGGGCCGCCTCCCGAGATCCCGAGACGCCGAGGACGCAGATCGAATCGATCCTGATCCTCCCGACCCGCACGGTCGGCTGA
- a CDS encoding GGDEF domain-containing protein, with product MVRRSAVGARGRSLLPPAPAVAGAADVIAGMRVKVVTAGTMLLVGGLFSIVTSGDMDALASIWVPIAIGVISSLAGAALLLMRRGGSDRMLHVALLLGAAVIVVTVGLSDDVVGLITGSGFMVWVSVYAACFFSVRQAIVHVAVSYVALAVVVTYVEPGRAALVVGGSLVNSIVIGCCVGWLSVRLRSAALVDPLTGVANARAWRAVVATEFDRSERAGHPVSVAFVDVDGLKQLNDADGHAAGDDAIATVARTLTAGVRSVDLVARVGGDEFIILLPDATEDSARVALRRVRDDSPVPFSVGVAERRPGECPDEVVDRADHEMYEMKRRGRSSRPPSDRQGGAAGDGHVAHRRRPMADRT from the coding sequence ATGGTCAGGAGGTCCGCGGTCGGAGCCAGGGGGCGGTCGCTGCTGCCGCCCGCGCCCGCCGTGGCCGGCGCCGCCGACGTGATCGCCGGGATGCGGGTCAAGGTGGTCACGGCCGGCACGATGCTGCTGGTCGGCGGGTTGTTCTCGATCGTGACGAGCGGCGACATGGACGCGCTCGCATCGATCTGGGTGCCGATCGCCATCGGTGTCATCTCGTCGCTGGCCGGGGCGGCGCTGCTGCTCATGCGCCGCGGGGGCTCCGATCGGATGCTGCACGTCGCGCTGCTCCTCGGTGCCGCGGTCATCGTGGTCACCGTCGGGCTCAGCGACGATGTCGTCGGGCTCATCACCGGCTCGGGCTTCATGGTGTGGGTGTCCGTCTACGCCGCCTGCTTCTTCTCCGTGAGGCAGGCGATCGTCCACGTCGCGGTCTCCTACGTCGCTCTCGCCGTGGTGGTGACCTACGTCGAGCCCGGACGGGCCGCGCTCGTCGTGGGCGGCAGCCTTGTCAACTCGATCGTGATCGGCTGCTGCGTCGGGTGGCTGTCGGTCCGCCTGCGTTCCGCCGCGCTCGTCGACCCGCTCACCGGCGTGGCCAACGCCCGGGCCTGGCGCGCCGTCGTCGCGACGGAGTTCGACCGGTCCGAGCGTGCAGGGCACCCGGTGTCGGTGGCGTTCGTCGACGTGGACGGGCTCAAGCAGCTGAACGACGCCGACGGCCACGCCGCCGGCGACGACGCGATCGCCACCGTGGCCCGGACGCTGACGGCCGGGGTGCGGTCGGTCGACCTGGTCGCCCGCGTCGGCGGCGACGAGTTCATCATCCTGCTGCCCGACGCCACCGAGGACTCGGCCCGTGTGGCCCTGCGGCGCGTCCGCGACGACTCGCCGGTCCCGTTCTCGGTCGGCGTCGCCGAGCGCCGGCCGGGGGAGTGCCCCGACGAGGTCGTGGACCGTGCCGACCACGAGATGTACGAGATGAAGCGGCGCGGCAGGTCGTCACGCCCTCCGTCGGACCGACAGGGCGGCGCAGCTGGTGACGGGCACGTCGCCCACCGGCGCCGGCCGATGGCCGACCGGACCTGA
- a CDS encoding phosphotransferase, translated as MEGSGDGEAGGRPPDEQPLTGGVANAGAVVRSGAHVLRPSNPHTGSVHAFLRALRAAGFEGASEPIGVDPDGRERLVFIDGDVPVPPYPDWARTDGALVSVAELMADMHRAAASFDPAGLDWSDEMADPVGGPIVCHNEVCLENVVFRDGRAVGLLDFDFCAPGRPVRDLASFARMCVPVDDDANADRLGWSRADRPARLRAVADAYGLAADGRAELLACLDHDIAHGGEFVLRHVEAGEPGFVAMWEEMGGMARFDRRREWWASARPAFAAALA; from the coding sequence GTGGAGGGCAGCGGCGACGGCGAGGCGGGGGGTCGGCCGCCCGACGAGCAGCCCCTCACCGGCGGGGTCGCCAACGCGGGTGCCGTGGTCCGGTCCGGTGCGCACGTGCTGCGACCGTCGAACCCCCACACCGGGTCCGTCCACGCGTTCCTGCGCGCGCTGCGGGCGGCCGGCTTCGAGGGCGCGTCCGAACCGATCGGCGTCGACCCGGACGGCCGCGAGCGACTGGTGTTCATCGACGGCGACGTCCCGGTGCCGCCGTACCCCGACTGGGCCCGGACCGACGGCGCGCTCGTGAGCGTGGCCGAGCTCATGGCGGACATGCACCGTGCCGCGGCGTCGTTCGATCCCGCCGGCCTCGACTGGAGCGATGAGATGGCCGACCCCGTGGGCGGGCCGATCGTGTGCCACAACGAGGTCTGCCTCGAGAACGTGGTCTTCCGCGACGGGCGCGCGGTCGGCCTGCTCGACTTCGACTTCTGCGCCCCTGGACGCCCGGTCCGGGACCTGGCGAGCTTCGCCCGCATGTGCGTGCCCGTCGACGACGACGCCAACGCCGACCGCCTGGGTTGGTCCCGAGCCGACCGCCCGGCCCGCCTCCGGGCCGTCGCCGACGCGTACGGTCTGGCCGCCGACGGTCGGGCGGAGCTGCTCGCATGTCTCGACCACGACATCGCCCACGGCGGCGAGTTCGTGCTCCGCCACGTGGAGGCGGGCGAGCCGGGGTTCGTCGCGATGTGGGAGGAGATGGGCGGGATGGCGCGGTTCGACCGGCGACGGGAGTGGTGGGCATCGGCGCGCCCCGCGTTCGCCGCCGCGCTGGCCTGA
- the ygiD gene encoding 4,5-DOPA dioxygenase extradiol: MSDDPTTGAMPAVFIGHGSPMNTLEHNAYTETWADVGERVGRPRAILCVSAHWYVNITAVTAMAAPPVIHDFYGFPDELFAFDYPAPGSPELAEEVADVLSPSYVGLDRDSWGLDHGTWSVLAHMYPAADVPVVQLSINGTEPLEVHLELGRRLAGLRDRGVLVVGSGNVVHNLRRLDPRLPDDGTEWARSFDLAAREVLTERPGDLVELERHPDYALAVPTPDHFLPVAYLAGMADAAGVGLDLLVGGYQLGSLSMASYGLGCHPDGAVPDDVHVDESLPDPSVVPPDATNL, encoded by the coding sequence ATGAGCGACGATCCCACGACCGGCGCGATGCCGGCGGTGTTCATCGGCCACGGGAGCCCGATGAACACGCTCGAGCACAACGCCTACACCGAGACCTGGGCCGACGTCGGCGAGCGGGTGGGGCGCCCACGGGCGATCCTCTGCGTGTCGGCCCACTGGTACGTCAACATCACGGCCGTGACCGCCATGGCGGCGCCGCCGGTGATCCACGACTTCTACGGGTTCCCCGACGAGCTCTTCGCGTTCGACTACCCGGCGCCCGGGTCGCCCGAGTTGGCCGAGGAGGTGGCCGACGTCCTGTCGCCCAGCTACGTCGGCCTCGACCGGGACAGCTGGGGTCTCGACCACGGCACCTGGTCCGTGCTGGCCCACATGTACCCGGCCGCCGACGTCCCGGTCGTGCAGCTGTCGATCAACGGCACGGAGCCGCTCGAGGTGCACCTCGAGCTCGGTCGACGGCTCGCCGGGCTCCGGGACCGGGGCGTGCTCGTGGTGGGCAGCGGCAACGTGGTGCACAACCTCCGGCGGCTCGACCCGCGCCTCCCCGACGACGGCACCGAGTGGGCCCGCTCGTTCGACCTCGCCGCCCGCGAGGTGCTGACGGAGCGACCGGGCGACCTGGTCGAGCTCGAGCGCCACCCCGACTACGCGCTCGCCGTCCCGACGCCCGACCACTTCCTGCCGGTCGCGTACCTCGCGGGCATGGCCGATGCCGCCGGCGTCGGCCTCGACCTCCTGGTGGGTGGCTACCAGCTGGGCTCGCTGTCCATGGCGTCGTACGGGCTCGGGTGCCACCCCGACGGTGCGGTGCCGGACGACGTGCACGTGGACGAGTCGCTGCCCGATCCGTCGGTGGTGCCGCCCGACGCCACCAACCTCTGA
- a CDS encoding YqjF family protein has protein sequence MPRPWMLHRWDHITFLHWRYEPDEVQRLLPPGLTIETFDGSAWVGLVPFLMEVRAPGVPRLPWLSVFPETNVRTYATGPDGETGVWFLTLDAARLPGVLTGRWGYELPYMWSRMRVRHGVDDGGRATVHYTCSRRWPEPWPATSDVAIRIGSFFGPDELGDLDHWLTARWSLFSDHPSRRRRGRLDLARAEHPPWQLRKAEVVHLDDRLVTATGLPAPVGEPLVHHSVGTQVRISRPYHLATSPMAERRA, from the coding sequence GTGCCGCGACCGTGGATGCTCCACCGCTGGGACCACATCACGTTCCTGCACTGGCGCTACGAGCCCGACGAGGTGCAGCGGCTGCTACCGCCCGGCCTGACGATCGAGACGTTCGACGGTTCAGCGTGGGTCGGGCTCGTCCCGTTCCTGATGGAGGTCCGGGCCCCGGGAGTGCCCCGACTGCCGTGGCTGTCCGTGTTCCCCGAGACCAACGTCCGCACCTACGCGACCGGGCCCGACGGGGAGACCGGCGTCTGGTTCCTCACGCTCGATGCGGCGCGGCTCCCGGGGGTGCTGACGGGTCGATGGGGCTACGAGCTGCCGTACATGTGGTCGCGGATGCGGGTCCGCCACGGCGTCGACGACGGCGGTCGGGCGACGGTCCACTACACCTGCTCGCGCCGCTGGCCGGAACCGTGGCCGGCCACCTCCGACGTCGCCATCCGGATCGGGTCGTTCTTCGGCCCGGACGAGCTCGGCGACCTCGACCACTGGCTCACGGCGCGGTGGTCGCTGTTCAGCGACCACCCCAGCCGCCGTCGCCGAGGACGGCTGGACCTCGCCCGGGCGGAGCACCCGCCGTGGCAGCTGCGCAAGGCGGAGGTCGTGCACCTCGACGACCGGCTGGTGACCGCCACCGGGCTCCCGGCGCCGGTCGGCGAGCCGCTGGTGCACCACTCGGTGGGCACGCAGGTCCGGATCAGCCGGCCGTACCACCTGGCCACCTCACCGATGGCCGAGCGCCGCGCCTGA
- a CDS encoding TetR/AcrR family transcriptional regulator, giving the protein MNPRRTSQRRATSEDHETRDRLLEATCRIVAEEGVGGATSRRITSEAGANLAAITYHFGSKQSLVRAALAAEVERLVEPALSLLEGDDDPAARLLGATQQLLATFEQERDRSPAYLVALVEAVREPGDDGPATVVVRLRDRVATVIAELIADGTVARWVDPRSMASLIVAAANGIALQSSLDPDGPSPTEQTLQFVQLLLSARTAA; this is encoded by the coding sequence ATGAATCCCAGGCGCACATCGCAGCGGCGGGCGACCAGCGAGGACCACGAGACGCGGGACCGGCTGCTCGAGGCGACCTGCCGGATCGTCGCCGAGGAGGGCGTCGGCGGCGCGACGTCGAGGCGGATCACCAGCGAGGCCGGGGCGAACCTCGCGGCCATCACCTACCACTTCGGTTCGAAGCAGTCGCTCGTTCGCGCCGCACTCGCCGCTGAGGTCGAGCGCCTGGTGGAGCCGGCCCTGTCCCTCCTCGAGGGCGACGACGACCCCGCGGCCCGGCTGCTCGGCGCGACGCAGCAGCTGCTCGCGACCTTCGAGCAGGAGCGTGACCGCTCTCCCGCCTACCTGGTCGCACTCGTCGAGGCGGTCCGGGAGCCGGGCGACGACGGTCCGGCCACCGTCGTCGTGCGCCTCCGGGACCGGGTGGCCACGGTGATCGCCGAGCTGATCGCCGACGGCACGGTCGCCCGCTGGGTCGACCCGCGTTCGATGGCATCGCTGATCGTCGCCGCGGCGAACGGCATCGCGCTGCAGAGCAGCCTGGACCCCGACGGGCCCTCACCGACCGAGCAGACGCTCCAGTTCGTGCAGCTGCTCCTCTCCGCTCGCACCGCCGCCTGA
- a CDS encoding malonyl-CoA decarboxylase domain-containing protein, giving the protein MTTPPSADRLVARRATERAELVALLRREPVNPVDGAEDPEVFDRALADRTDVDRRVFVLVHPHHPEHPRTVVWVALTVGVPGSLVELLDDRPATDPAEADTAVFWSIWNADREVPGVGTGVDLILGAAEQLREELPHLATFVTLSPVPGLRRWLEERAGAGEAPVDPSDRSALCAAAARYLTARRPDGRPLDPVARFHLRNGARLWRLDPDADPSERGRQRSHGLMVNYRYEPEDRAANRELLERGDVALGDDVRALLEG; this is encoded by the coding sequence GTGACCACACCCCCCTCCGCCGACCGGCTGGTGGCGCGGCGCGCGACCGAGCGCGCCGAGCTGGTCGCGCTGCTGCGCCGGGAGCCGGTCAACCCGGTCGACGGCGCCGAGGACCCCGAGGTCTTCGACCGGGCGCTGGCGGACCGGACCGACGTCGACCGGCGCGTGTTCGTGCTGGTGCACCCGCACCACCCCGAGCACCCCCGGACCGTCGTGTGGGTCGCCCTCACCGTCGGCGTGCCGGGCTCGCTCGTCGAGCTGCTCGACGATCGACCGGCCACCGATCCGGCCGAGGCCGACACTGCGGTCTTCTGGTCGATCTGGAACGCCGACCGCGAGGTGCCCGGGGTGGGCACCGGCGTCGACCTCATCCTCGGGGCCGCCGAGCAGCTCCGCGAGGAGCTGCCCCACCTCGCCACGTTCGTGACCCTGTCCCCCGTCCCGGGCCTCCGCCGCTGGCTCGAGGAGCGCGCCGGGGCGGGCGAGGCGCCGGTCGACCCCTCGGATCGCTCCGCGCTGTGCGCCGCGGCGGCGCGCTACCTCACGGCCCGCCGACCCGACGGCCGGCCGCTCGACCCCGTCGCACGGTTCCACCTGCGCAACGGGGCCCGGCTGTGGCGGCTCGATCCCGACGCCGACCCGAGCGAGCGGGGTCGGCAGCGCTCCCACGGGCTCATGGTGAACTACCGCTACGAGCCCGAGGACCGGGCGGCGAACCGCGAGCTGCTCGAACGCGGTGACGTCGCGCTCGGCGACGACGTCCGGGCGCTGCTCGAGGGCTGA